The Engystomops pustulosus chromosome 2, aEngPut4.maternal, whole genome shotgun sequence genomic interval ccaatagATATCTGGGGGTGTTAAAAGAGCTTCtacatgttgtagcttcacaggccgttacactgtgcgGGAACACTTACACtctccactgtgtgagattacaccaggagcaggaggagggagacgctataacagcctgtgaagctgcagcatgaaggggatctggtaacacctaatgcagcataattataaaagttgatgttagaaggaaggtggccatggatggtcacagtgcctggatctatgagtaatagtTTATCATGTctacttttgatggtagatttcctttaagagatgcAATACTTTGGGTGGTTACTAACAGCAAAGCCAAGTACAGTACAAAggaaatacataataaaaatatatttcacaTTAAAATATAGAGAAGATTGATCTTCCAAATGTGATATCCTGAATAGTAAAAAGAGattatgggacacatttatgCCACGCCACCATTTACACCTCCCCACTTGGAGTATTGGTGGCGTAAGGGGGAAATAGATACAATATCTCACCGTATGCCCGGAACTGCCCATATTTCAGAGCTTGTACATGTAATTTCAGGTGCACCAGCAATAATGTCCCCGCCCCCGAAGCACcaggaagctcatttgcataaatatctAAAccgaattttctctaaaatggcaAATCGCTGGGAAGCTAGAGAGGTATCTTTAGAAAACGTATAAAGTCACCTACAAAATGCTGCATGACCAGAGTGGCCCCTTCAAAGAGCTAACAGGGGGCGTACAAGGATTTGGACCCCGATATCTATTGTTTATTCTATGGACCATGAATAGATTGAGaacttggaaaatccctttaagaaacagCAACATTTGggataggacagtgatggtgaagaTAAATATTTCCCAGCAATCATCTTGTCCAGTCGTGGGACTAGGGATAATTGCAGTGCCAGTACTTGGCCAATAGGTGCAGCAGTGGGTCAGGTGCAGCTTCCAACTGTTACTACTGGCAGCACCAGGGAGCAGAAGCCGCCATACTGAATGATGTAAGGAAATTTACTGAGGTCATGGATAAAAATTTCTGGGGACAATTTTACATCTTTGATACTGTATCTATTAGAAAATGGTCCAACATTTACTACTACATGCACCAGATCTATCAGAGTGGCTCTTGATGGGTGATAAACCTGCTGCACTATTACATTGTCTAGTCAAAGCTTATATCACTAATAGTTGGCTTAGTTTAAGCCTCAATTTTGGCCAATTTTGGCCAAATTAGGCAAGTTTAATAACATTAGATTTAAGGAAACCTCCATTCTGAAGCTACTACAAGGATGAGCTGTTCATGCAAGGAGGGGCCATCAAAATGATAACTacactgggttacgtacaagataggttccataggtttgttcttaagttgaatttgtatgtaaatcggaactgaatattttataattgtagatccagacaaaaaaatgtttttgccccagtgacaactggagtttcaaactttttagttgtaattggaccaaggattatcaataaagcttcattacagacaccttacagctgatcattgcagtctgggactatagtaacatatagtcacagtgggcagaggggtccgtctttaactaggggtcgtttgtaagttgggtgtccttaagtaggggaccgtctgtactcatCTTTTCCTGTTCACTAGTTATAGTATAAGCCTCTTCTTCTAAATATCAGTCATTTACTTTCAAATGATAAATAGTAAACTTTCATATAGTCGGAAACCTGTTTTATTACCAGAGAGTGCTATGAGGTAACCTACCTCTTCTATGTTCTGACTCCTAAGAGTCCAACCATTTTTTTTCTGCTCCATTGATCACCCAGGGAAGAAGGAAATAGTAAACGTCAAGAAATGGAAGCAAAGTGGAAGAGGCTTAAGATCCTAAAAGATGACCTACAAGAGTCCCTGGAGAAATCAGACATTGAGGTGCAGGATCTCATGCAGGAGCTGGCCTCGCTGCGTGAAGAGAACAAGACGTAAGCGAGACGTGAGACCTCCTAGGCTGAACCCCCAGATAATCTGCTGGTCCTCGGAGAAACAGGGTTTCCACTAGTTATCATAGCTATTGTAAGGTGCATTAGTTTCCATATTATAACAGATAGAAGTGGTAACAATCTGGAATTTTTCTGGATTATCTAGAATTTTCAGTAAAGTTATCAAGACAGTTGTCTCTGCTCAAATAGGGCAAGGGCTTCTGCCGATCCCTCCTGGGAAGgttgggagggggagggggctggtATTTTAATGCTTTTGCCAAAGAAAAGTAGTTAAACATCACAACAACTTATCAGTACAAGCTGTAGGATAGTTTTCGATTATGTGCCCATCAAAACAACGAGAAATCTCCCACATCCACAGAAGAAATTGCTTTTCTCCTGAGCCATTATAAATGTTCCATCAACTTCTGGGCTCCTCGTCCTTCTCCACCGCATATGGACACAAAAGAGATTAGACTTATTCTTAGTGTTCCTGTCCCTGTCCTCACACATTACCACGGTCTTCCTAACTATGGTGTGAAGTATGATCTTCAGTGATGCCATGGCAGAAGACCTACCTCTTAGTGAGTACACGGAAGATATTAGTGTTCTCTTCTCTGTAGCCTTCAGAAAGAGAAAGCCAAGTTCCTGGACCTGATGGAAGAGGCCGACCGGCTGAAGCTGAGCCTGGAGCAATGCGAGAATACCGAGCGTAGGGCACGCCAAGGGGAGAAAGAGCTGGTAGGATCATATGTACATATAAACCTATGAAAAATCAGACTGCCCACTAGGTGATGGTTCTTACTCTTATTGGGGTCCTGGATTTCATATATCCTATAGTTATGTTTTCTCTGATAATAACCACAATGTCTCTGACCAGGAGAGAAGATGTCTCCACATGGAAGAGAAGGCAGAAGAGCTCTTGCATATGGTAAGTATAACTCAGACACAAGTGTGTGTGAAGCCGCTATTGTCTTCTTACCATTTCAAACATTTTGCTTTATATTTATTCTTTAAAACTTTTTGCTCCTAAAAATAAATTGACATCCAAAATACATGAATTCAAACCCCCTgcacaaaattaaaggggttctccagtcataaCAAGTTAGCCTCTATCTACAGGAGAGGGGCTTACTTATTGATCATAGCAGGCCTCAGAGatgggtctgttgtacccctaTTGCACCCAAGTTCCATTGCTACTCCGTTTCGCAGTCTATGGAACTGACAGAGATAGCCAAGACCCCCACCGGGATCTTGatgcccccaccaatcagcaagttagtggggcttatttactaagggtcccgcatcTGCATTTTTGtagggtttcccaacttttcgggcATTGAGTCGCACGCAATTGTTTTGTGTTGCAATCGCACCAGCTTTCACgctacacaaatcggggagcgggcCATTGGACAATACAATGGATACGGACTACACgtgggatttaacaattcaatttgtgtcacaagtcaTGCACTGACAttcaccaggaagatgaaggcgAACTCCTGCAGACCTGATCAGGGGAGGGACACAtgtaggaaatcgggcgcacaatcttcatgaatcgcggcagatgggcattttgggggacattccggatcggggatcacgcagggagtgggtaagtaattgtgctcCAGTGTGTATTTGCCTAACTTCTTGTGACTGAACAAACCCTTTAATAATGGCTACCTAccatcattaaaaaatatatatttatttaacagAGCACAAAACTGTTATATAGTCCAACGTGAAAGGGCCACACTTCAAAATTATAATCGTGCATACAGAAGCACCAAGTACCACAGCACAGCCCAAAAAATCACCAATAAACACAGCAATGCATCACAAAATACCAAACCAGAAGTACCAAATACtacaatgttttaaaaaaataccaaACCAGAAGTACCAAATACCACAGTGATGTAAAAAATAACAAACCAGAAGTACCAAGTACCACAGTGCTGTAAAAAATGCTACCCTAGATGGACCAAATATCATATTGCTGTAAAAAATACCATCTCATAAGTAGCAAATACAAAAGTGCTGTAAAAAATACCACCCTGAAGTACCGAAAACCACAGTGTTGTAAAAAATACCACCTAGAAAAACCAAATACCACCTTGTTGTAAAAATACTACCCCAGACGTACcaggtataatagtgtaatagtgtataaaaaTCTAGCCCATAATAATATCAGATAAATATTGTAGTAGAGCCCTAATATTATTCAAgaaacattaaagaggacctgtcacccccaaaaaatacccccaccaaatatgttccccctaatcctgtccccagcccctttatatttattcaatttttttttcaaatttgtgtGTGTAAAGTTTTAATCGATCCGTCcttttaccaaataagaggtcggattgtcATACAGGCCCCCTAGCAGTCGTTCATGAAGGGGCCGACCGACATACCCcttccacgcccctgtcagtaaAGATCCTGTAAGAATCGCCGGCAGCAGTGCATGTATTGCACAATTGCTGCCGGCTCTATGTGATGCAGCGCGCTGACAGCGGCTGACGAACATTcaaccagcgctgtgaataagcccctctgcagccGCTTTCAGCACGcagcatcgcatagagccggcagtgattgcgcaatacatgcgctgcttccggcgattcttacaggtccctgactgacaggggcggggagggggtgtgtcggccggccccctcatgaatacggctgaCTGCACAGGGACAAGTACGACGATCCGGCCTCTTAttcggatcgattaaaactaagTTTGCACACATACATTAGAacaaaaattgaataaatataaagggacTGGGGAACTAATTTGGTGGCTGTATTTTTCAGGGGTGATGGGTCCTCTTTAAGCAAAACATAATGATACCTAAAAACACAATCACCAGATGAAAGACAATATACAAATCTCAGACTGATTATTAATAAAAACAGACCCCAGGCCAGTCAAGAAAATTAATAAATAGTTACCTTTCGTTCATCCTCTACAGATCCGCTGTAGTACAAGCAGGTAACAAGTGCAGCACTTGCAGCAAGGAAGGACTAGGGAGTATTAGACCAGGTGTAGGCCACAACTGGTGGAGTAATGCAATCCTGCTATGGAGTAAGCAAGAGAACAGCACCCTCCTACTATAGTTCCTACTAGATATCTCCCTCTGGTAGTGACCCATACAATAAGATGACATCAGCAGCTATGGCAGAGTAGAAAACATGCCTATCTGCTAGCTAGTGACTTTTTTGACTACTATTGTTCAGTCTCATTCAACTGAATGGCGGCTTAGTTACAGTGATCCATCCGGGCCGTTACACATTGAGCCGTGTTTCCATCTCTGTACCCCGAGTAGTCCCGCTACTGCAGCTGCTGATAACTGATGATCATTGGAGGTGCTAGACCCCCCGCTATTCAATATTGATGATCTCCTCTGAAATCTAAGCCATCAATACCTAAAGAAAATAATGTATTTTTACTATTCAGGATATCACTTTTGCGGGATCAATATTTCCTTTGTTCTGTACTTTGtgttttgtgaattttttgtTGAGATTTCTTAGGATGCTAATACAATAAGTAGATAAGTCTGTAACCAGGTCTGTATGTAATTCTATATCACGTAGATAAGTGTCTctgaaaatgaaaataatttgTTACGTGATGATGTCACCTGGCTGAAGCAACAAATCGTGGAGCTAGAGGTGAGTTTTATGGGTGAAGCCTCAGGAAATGATCAGAACTGGAgatatttatatacaggcggtcccctacttaagaacactcgacttacatacgacccatagttacaaacggacctctggatattggtaattattgtactttatccttgggctacaataaacagctataacagttatcacaggcgtctgtaatgaagctttattattaatcctgattcttatgacaacccaacatttttaaaatccaattgtcacagagaccaaaaaagttctggctgggattacaatgttaaaatatacagttccgacttacatacaaactcaacttaagaacaaacctacagaccctatcttgtatgtaacccggggactgcctgtacatacatagatatatttcggagatatatagatacatttcGATTTAGGTGAAAGGAAACTGTCCCGCACACATTATCGGTCCACATTACAGACACTATGGTACTAGTTAGGCAGAGAGACATCTCTTTTGACCCCACCATGCACGTGCATGCTTGGCTAAGGCACCTTGAAGCTCCTCAGAAGGACAACATCCATTATAATTgttgtttggaaatggattgagaAGAACAGACGGCCATTTTTTGTGACAGTCAATTTGTGGCCGGAGAGAGAAAACGAAGACTGTTTGTACCCACCAAACTCATTgcctttcttaaaggaaacctaccatcaaaatcaagcctgataaaccagggaaactcatAACACTAGGGTATGTgactgtaatcttcttatttttgttacccatggtctccttctttttaaaatcaactattaCAATCAtgttaatgaaccagaagggctcactagcccatagacctctatagggTGTATTTATTGTGTGGTGATGGACATTGGCAGGGTGAATGGCGCTCACCCACTGATGTCAGATGGGCCCCAGACAATGAGCCAGACACGTGATGTTGGTGTGCATTAGACCTTATGTTGTACTTTCTTTGTGTTTGCTCCACAGGGACATTTGAATACAAAAAGTCTGGAGTTGAAAGAAAAGGATAATCAGGCACAGGAGGTGAGGGATATTTTTATGGAGATCCAGATTTCTAATGAAAAGAACCATGTCAAACAAACAAgaagcggtagcagccatagtggctgctatgggacccacagtgtcgGGGGCCCTGGCATCCGACCTAACACACTAAAAAatggtgaatatatatatataacagtgaaaaCTTTTACAATACACAGATGAGTTGggaactcagataagaaatgtcaggggaggggatggcaggactaggaatctcttaTCTCTAGCATCCTGCCATATACTTCCCCCAGGGAAGGGTCTGCAGTTACAAGGACATATATGTACCCTCAACCCCATTCAGAATGGGTGTGGTGTCCAtcgtctcctagttacgcccctgttcctTCCTCTTGGCCTGAGAAGACCAGCTCCATGGAAAAATGGGAATTTGTAGTATTATTACACACTTGTTATATATAGTAAGAGCCAGTGTTGACATAGGTAGAGTTGTGAGTGATTGGAAGTTTAACATTCCCCACTTATTTTGTATCATTCCCATGACGCTTCAGCACAACATAAAAGGTAAGGATGGGAACATCTGCATGAGGCTTCTTGTAGATGAATGCTACATGTTGACAAGTTAAATGTGATTCATTCCAGAGAGAATTGGTAATAGAAGAAATGAGGGTAACAATGAGCCAGTACTTATCTATTAAACAGGTGAGTATCGGTCCATGCCTACACTCTTATTACACAGCTGTCATGGGGGCCCTCATGTATCTGGAATCTTCTTTTTCAGGTTCTAAATGATAAGATCCAAGAATTACAATCTCAGTTGGAAGAATCTTACCAGGAAATTGCAATGTCAGTATCTCCTCTCTGTGGTTCATTCAGCAATCTAGAATACAGCTTTACCACCAGTCCATTCTCTTCTGTGCACTAGCCATGGTTATATCCTTCCGTCCCATAGTTAAGTCTTAGCACGCAAGGGGACATGGGAATCACTGCTCTCGTTCTTGCTGAACGGATATTCATAGACGGTTTGTTAAACAGACTGATTTCTTATAGGAGAAAAGCTGTGGAGGAGAATAGTATGATAAAAAACCCCAGTGCCAGTACTATAATGTACGAGATTATAGAGACCAGACTGGTAAGTGAAAACCTGCTAATTCGGTTTCTAATTATTGATTCCTTAAACTGAAAGGAGGTCTTCTCCTGTGTCATATACTCACTGATACAGAGATACTAAGCCCATCATACAGTTCCACATCATATCTTTAGTATTGGGAAGTGATACTTACTTATCTAGTAAAGTAATTTTTAAGTTTGGTGTAAATCAGGTAATTGGTGCATTCGGGTCGTTACCTTCAATCCCGAGCATAGCAATGGAacattgtatcctctcctgtctaTTTCTAGGATGATCATTTCTTTCCTCCATCTAATCCCAACCACTGCTGTGATATCTCTGGACCTCGGTATGAAATGTCATAGATGCCTCGTCTGGTTACTTACTGGCGCACATGCAGTAAACTGAGGCGCATGCGTCCAGCTCTCAAAGACTTTTGCGCATACTCCCAAAGTTTTTCTCCCACCTGGATTAGAATGATGTAGGGACCCATGCACGCTGAAAAGGTCATGGCCTTTCCAAAGCCGCCCTGATTTACATCAAGCTTCAAACCTAAACAATGTTTTAGATTTGTGGAACAGAGGTAGTATCACTGTGTTA includes:
- the LOC140116776 gene encoding uncharacterized protein, whose protein sequence is MMEEGNSKRQEMEAKWKRLKILKDDLQESLEKSDIEVQDLMQELASLREENKTLQKEKAKFLDLMEEADRLKLSLEQCENTERRARQGEKELERRCLHMEEKAEELLHMISVSENENNLLRDDVTWLKQQIVELEGHLNTKSLELKEKDNQAQERELVIEEMRVTMSQYLSIKQVLNDKIQELQSQLEESYQEIAMRKAVEENSMIKNPSASTIMYEIIETRLEKQLEQERMKNDGIHGFLGWRFLLNMMQQFLWCSFSVGFFLLVFYVFMRLFHAVRPEYPLLNLRRIFLSETVDVLQNLLHPYLKLRVLGVKPS